The Armatimonadota bacterium genome includes a window with the following:
- a CDS encoding PFL family protein: MPSKEHILATVRMLQEEHLDVRAVTLGVDLCDCADRDAERMCRLIRDKILRKAGGLVNACEQVSRKYGIPVVNRRLAVSPVANIAAGHGPEEMLRVAQALDSAAGEAGIDFVGGFSAMVQKGLTDSERTLINTLPQVLSSTTRVCASVNAASSRAGINVDALLLLGERILETAALTADSDGFGCCKLVVFANIPEDNPFMAGGFKGQGEPETVINVGVSGPGVVKRAIERLRQSGVKLTLADVAEEIKNTSFRVTRTGELIGREVARLIGAEFGIVDLSLAPTPEVGDSVGEILQAMGIGRIGGPGSTAALALLTDAVKKGGTFASSSVGGLSGAFIPVAEDSALSLAAAEGSLTLEKLEAMTSVCSVGLDMVAVPGDVSPETLAAIMADELAIGVVNRKTTAVRIIPVPGKKPGDTAFFGGLFGQAPVLRVQDGASAQFIRTGGRIPAPLQSLTN, encoded by the coding sequence ATGCCCTCCAAAGAGCACATCCTGGCAACGGTCCGGATGCTGCAGGAAGAGCACCTGGACGTGCGCGCCGTGACCCTGGGGGTGGATCTCTGCGACTGCGCGGACCGCGACGCGGAGCGGATGTGCCGGCTCATCCGCGACAAGATCCTTCGGAAGGCGGGAGGCCTGGTGAACGCCTGCGAACAGGTCTCGCGCAAGTATGGCATCCCGGTGGTTAACCGGCGTCTGGCGGTTTCGCCCGTGGCCAATATCGCCGCAGGCCACGGGCCGGAAGAGATGCTGCGCGTTGCACAGGCGCTGGACAGCGCCGCAGGGGAAGCCGGGATAGACTTCGTAGGCGGCTTCTCCGCCATGGTTCAGAAGGGTCTTACGGACTCCGAGCGGACCCTGATAAACACGCTCCCGCAGGTTCTTTCCAGCACCACACGCGTTTGCGCCTCCGTGAACGCAGCTTCCTCGCGGGCGGGCATCAATGTGGATGCGCTTCTGCTTCTAGGAGAGCGGATCCTGGAGACCGCCGCGCTTACAGCGGACAGCGACGGCTTCGGGTGCTGCAAGCTTGTGGTCTTCGCCAACATCCCCGAGGACAACCCCTTCATGGCGGGGGGCTTCAAGGGCCAGGGCGAACCGGAAACCGTTATTAATGTGGGCGTCAGCGGCCCCGGAGTGGTCAAACGCGCTATCGAGAGACTGCGCCAGTCCGGGGTGAAGCTGACTCTGGCGGATGTCGCCGAGGAGATCAAGAACACCTCCTTCCGCGTAACGCGGACGGGAGAGTTGATCGGGCGGGAGGTGGCCCGGCTCATCGGAGCCGAGTTCGGCATCGTGGATCTGTCGCTTGCTCCCACCCCGGAGGTGGGCGACAGCGTGGGAGAGATCCTTCAGGCGATGGGTATCGGACGCATCGGCGGACCGGGCTCCACCGCGGCGCTCGCCCTGCTGACGGACGCTGTCAAAAAGGGCGGGACGTTCGCATCATCGTCGGTGGGCGGACTCTCCGGGGCGTTCATCCCTGTTGCTGAGGATAGCGCTCTATCCCTGGCGGCGGCCGAAGGCAGCCTGACGCTGGAGAAGCTGGAGGCGATGACCAGCGTGTGTTCGGTGGGACTGGATATGGTGGCGGTTCCCGGTGACGTCTCGCCTGAGACCCTGGCCGCCATCATGGCCGACGAGCTCGCCATAGGAGTGGTCAACCGGAAGACCACAGCCGTCCGCATTATCCCCGTTCCTGGCAAAAAACCGGGTGATACGGCGTTCTTCGGAGGACTGTTCGGACAGGCGCCGGTCCTGCGCGTTCAGGACGGCGCATCGGCACAGTTCATCCGGACGGGAGGGCGCATCCCGGCGCCGCTTCAGAGCCTGACGAACTGA
- a CDS encoding amino acid-binding protein: protein MKEFIVSVMAKDRPGIVAAVSGAVASLGGNITHLSQTVLRGYFTIILSLEASDSLDAETLRETIAASGAPGEFQVGAAPFEDSVAWHPDRPQERFVLTARCRDRSGIIHRISRTLAEASINIDDFYAYVLDGDLIMILELGVPPGVSVPEIQKDLQRLAEEEGIVAHLQHEDIFRATTELQAVLRLGDRR, encoded by the coding sequence ATGAAGGAATTCATCGTTTCCGTGATGGCGAAGGACCGGCCGGGCATCGTAGCCGCAGTATCCGGCGCGGTGGCCTCGCTGGGCGGCAATATTACTCACCTTAGCCAGACGGTCCTGCGAGGATACTTTACCATCATCCTGTCTCTGGAGGCGAGCGACTCGCTCGACGCCGAGACACTGCGGGAAACAATCGCCGCCTCTGGAGCACCGGGAGAGTTTCAGGTGGGCGCGGCGCCGTTCGAGGACAGCGTCGCCTGGCACCCAGACCGTCCGCAGGAGCGCTTCGTTTTGACGGCTCGCTGCCGGGACCGGTCCGGAATCATCCATCGTATCTCGCGGACCCTGGCCGAAGCATCCATCAACATAGATGACTTCTATGCCTACGTGCTGGACGGAGACTTGATTATGATCCTGGAGCTAGGCGTGCCCCCCGGCGTTAGCGTGCCGGAGATTCAGAAGGATCTCCAGCGCCTGGCCGAAGAGGAGGGTATTGTGGCTCATCTGCAGCACGAGGACATCTTCCGCGCCACCACCGAGCTGCAGGCCGTTCTCCGACTGGGAGACAGGAGGTAA
- a CDS encoding nucleoside permease — MSGVRWRLGAMMFLQYAIWGSWAPFLWPYLTDPAAGLGLSDPQAAFIFGLLWLACILAPFTGGQIADRYVPTQIFLGVAHLGGGVLLLLASRAQEFGPMATLVGLYSLLYAPTLALTNSLAFHHLASEKEFGGIRVWGTIGWICAGFALSFWRRMGTPPDVADCLLLSGLFALVMGVYCFTLPHTPPAKDEAADPLAFREAFVLLKNRNFLVFMLIAFVVTTELQFYYGPTAGFLEKPMGIQHQNIPMTMTVAQAAEIFAMWLLLPIALRHLGIRKTLALGVIAWPLRYFVFAAGPLAPEVMKPFVVASLTLHGLGFTFFFVVSQIFVDMVAPRDIRASAQSLLTLVTMGLGNWIGTQFTGWVLSIFKPAEDPSKWTHVFLVPCALTVACAVAFLLFFKDPEKERERVAAAA; from the coding sequence ATGAGCGGAGTACGCTGGCGCCTCGGCGCGATGATGTTCCTGCAGTACGCCATCTGGGGCTCTTGGGCCCCCTTCCTCTGGCCCTACCTTACCGACCCTGCTGCCGGTCTTGGACTGAGCGATCCCCAGGCGGCGTTCATCTTCGGTCTTCTCTGGCTGGCCTGCATTCTGGCGCCCTTCACAGGCGGGCAGATCGCCGACAGGTATGTTCCCACGCAGATCTTCCTGGGAGTGGCGCATTTAGGGGGTGGCGTGTTGTTGCTGCTGGCATCGAGGGCGCAGGAGTTCGGCCCGATGGCCACGCTGGTGGGTCTTTACAGCCTGCTATATGCGCCCACCTTGGCACTGACGAACTCGCTGGCGTTCCATCACCTGGCAAGCGAAAAGGAGTTCGGCGGGATCCGGGTATGGGGAACCATCGGATGGATCTGCGCCGGTTTCGCCCTGAGCTTCTGGCGCAGGATGGGCACGCCGCCGGACGTGGCGGATTGTCTGCTGCTCTCCGGGCTTTTTGCCCTGGTGATGGGAGTTTACTGCTTCACGCTGCCGCACACCCCTCCGGCTAAAGACGAAGCGGCCGACCCGCTGGCCTTCCGCGAAGCATTCGTGCTCCTGAAGAACCGCAACTTCCTGGTCTTTATGCTGATCGCGTTCGTTGTGACGACCGAGCTGCAGTTCTACTACGGTCCCACAGCCGGCTTCCTGGAGAAGCCCATGGGCATCCAGCACCAGAACATACCTATGACGATGACCGTGGCCCAGGCAGCGGAGATCTTTGCCATGTGGCTATTGCTGCCGATTGCCCTGAGGCACCTGGGAATCCGAAAGACACTGGCCCTGGGTGTAATCGCCTGGCCCCTGCGCTATTTCGTGTTTGCAGCCGGGCCTCTGGCGCCGGAGGTGATGAAGCCGTTCGTGGTGGCTTCGCTTACTCTGCACGGGCTGGGCTTCACCTTCTTCTTCGTGGTGAGCCAGATCTTCGTAGACATGGTTGCTCCCCGCGACATCCGCGCATCGGCTCAAAGCCTGCTGACGCTGGTGACGATGGGGCTGGGGAACTGGATCGGCACACAGTTCACCGGGTGGGTTCTCAGCATCTTCAAGCCGGCTGAGGACCCTTCGAAATGGACCCACGTCTTTCTGGTGCCCTGCGCGCTGACTGTGGCCTGCGCCGTGGCCTTCCTGCTGTTCTTCAAAGATCCTGAAAAGGAGCGGGAAAGGGTAGCTGCCGCAGCGTAG
- a CDS encoding gluconolactonase: MVEAKDARIWKLVSRPVQVEKLAGDFQFTEGPVWVGDAVLFSDIPADTIYRWDPSGRVSVFRKPSRNSNGLTLDARGHLICCEHGSRSVTRTEKDGSLTTLASQYAGKPLNSPNDADLFSDGTLYFTDPPYGIRPEQQEQKVQGVYRLWPDTGRLELLLSDFDRPNGIAFSPDYRTLYVTDSSSRSHIRSFRVTESGKLLDGKIFATLRDRREGIPDGLKVDRQGNVWSTGPGGIWVFDPDGTHLGTILTPEVPANCAWGGKDGRDLYVTARTGLYRIRTLVGGFLPGQPR, from the coding sequence GTGGTGGAAGCCAAAGACGCGCGGATCTGGAAGCTGGTGTCCCGCCCGGTGCAGGTGGAGAAGCTGGCGGGAGATTTCCAGTTCACGGAGGGGCCTGTCTGGGTGGGAGACGCCGTGCTTTTCTCCGACATCCCGGCAGATACCATATACCGCTGGGATCCCTCAGGACGCGTCAGCGTGTTCCGCAAGCCCAGCCGTAACTCCAACGGACTAACCCTGGACGCGCGGGGCCACCTGATCTGCTGCGAGCACGGCAGCCGCTCCGTGACGCGGACGGAAAAAGACGGCAGCCTCACAACGCTGGCCTCCCAATATGCGGGCAAACCACTCAACAGCCCGAACGACGCGGACTTGTTCAGCGATGGCACCCTTTATTTTACGGATCCTCCCTACGGCATCCGCCCGGAGCAGCAGGAGCAGAAGGTCCAGGGGGTGTATCGCCTGTGGCCGGACACCGGCCGTCTGGAACTGTTGCTTTCGGACTTCGACCGTCCGAACGGCATCGCGTTCTCGCCGGACTACCGGACTCTGTATGTGACGGACTCTTCTTCGCGCAGCCACATCCGTAGCTTCCGGGTGACAGAGAGCGGCAAGCTGCTTGACGGAAAGATCTTTGCGACACTGCGTGACCGGCGCGAGGGCATTCCGGACGGTTTGAAAGTCGACCGCCAGGGAAACGTCTGGAGCACCGGGCCAGGTGGCATATGGGTGTTCGACCCTGACGGGACGCACCTCGGAACCATCCTGACGCCTGAAGTGCCCGCCAACTGTGCGTGGGGAGGCAAAGACGGCAGGGATCTTTATGTGACGGCGCGGACGGGACTCTACCGCATCCGGACACTGGTGGGCGGTTTTCTCCCGGGGCAACCGCGCTGA
- a CDS encoding oxidoreductase yields MSGSNLFSRDYLTRRDFLKGSAAAAATVAVFGGQRAHAEETAQKSPEEPIRAGIIGTGAQGTFLLSNAVKIPGVEIVACCDIFEPHLEKSLILAPDAEPYQDYRRLLDRKDIEAVIIATPLHLHAKMSIDALDAGKHVFCEKMMAYSIEQAKAMARKQRETNKVLQLGHQRRVNTTYRHAYRMLNVDKVCGRVTQVRAQWHRNGSWRRAVPDKSLEKQLNWRLYREYSQGLMAELGSHQMDAVNWFLNALPVSVMASGGIDYWKDGRTVYDNISVIYEYPGGIRCTYTCITTNEHEAYYEMYMGDEGTLVVTPEKGLLFREPKAEQLVWAPMAHKDESKGKEAIVLDAGATRRAREGTGQEEIKTDASQDDYYVELEEFFQSVRTGKKPASDPESALQSCVTCLMANHAAQTGRKIQFNEKMFQI; encoded by the coding sequence ATGTCTGGGAGTAATCTTTTCAGCAGGGACTATCTCACCCGCCGCGATTTCCTGAAGGGTTCGGCGGCAGCGGCGGCAACCGTCGCGGTGTTCGGAGGGCAGCGGGCACACGCCGAGGAGACAGCACAGAAGTCACCTGAGGAGCCCATACGTGCGGGGATCATCGGCACCGGGGCGCAGGGGACGTTCCTGCTCAGTAACGCCGTCAAAATTCCGGGAGTGGAGATCGTAGCCTGCTGCGACATCTTCGAGCCGCATCTGGAAAAGAGCCTCATCCTTGCCCCCGACGCGGAGCCTTATCAAGATTACCGCAGGCTCCTGGACCGAAAGGACATTGAGGCGGTCATCATCGCGACCCCGCTGCACCTGCATGCAAAGATGAGCATAGACGCCTTGGATGCTGGGAAGCACGTCTTCTGCGAGAAGATGATGGCATATTCCATCGAGCAGGCCAAGGCGATGGCTCGCAAACAGCGCGAAACCAACAAGGTTCTGCAACTGGGACACCAGCGCCGTGTCAACACTACTTATCGGCACGCATACCGGATGCTGAACGTGGACAAGGTGTGCGGACGCGTGACTCAGGTGCGCGCGCAGTGGCACCGGAACGGAAGCTGGCGCAGAGCCGTGCCGGACAAATCGCTGGAGAAACAGCTGAACTGGCGTCTCTACCGGGAGTATTCCCAGGGTCTGATGGCCGAACTGGGCAGCCATCAGATGGACGCCGTCAACTGGTTCCTGAACGCGCTGCCGGTCTCCGTGATGGCAAGCGGCGGCATTGACTACTGGAAGGACGGCCGCACGGTCTACGACAACATCAGCGTCATATACGAGTATCCCGGCGGCATCCGGTGCACTTACACCTGCATTACCACCAACGAGCACGAGGCCTATTACGAGATGTATATGGGCGACGAGGGAACGCTGGTGGTAACCCCGGAGAAAGGTCTGCTGTTCCGGGAGCCGAAAGCAGAGCAGCTTGTCTGGGCGCCGATGGCGCACAAGGATGAGTCCAAGGGCAAAGAGGCGATCGTGCTGGATGCCGGCGCCACCCGCCGGGCCCGCGAGGGAACGGGGCAGGAGGAGATCAAGACCGACGCCTCCCAGGACGACTACTATGTGGAGCTGGAGGAGTTCTTCCAGAGTGTGCGCACCGGCAAGAAGCCTGCGTCGGACCCTGAGTCGGCGCTTCAATCGTGTGTGACCTGCCTGATGGCCAATCACGCCGCGCAGACGGGCCGCAAGATCCAGTTCAACGAGAAGATGTTTCAGATCTGA
- the apbE gene encoding FAD:protein FMN transferase has protein sequence MTEEAASLLRFRRRAMGCIWELTLSADQPDAPALADAAFEQVSLAEKLLSVFLPSSDISRINREGQAGPVKVSPLTLRALAHAFELSDLTGGTFDIACGALVRLWGFEGGEGRKPAQDEISRALKCTGRHNVLLDEAAGTVRLVRPGVRLNPGGYGKGFGLDLAMEALRAAGAQSALMHAGTSSVAALGVDSSGRPWQVGIRIPGHNDGRAAVLELQDGSLSVSGISEQSFSYKGRRFGHVLDPRTGYPVEREGWGVALCESAAASDALATAALVLGPEGTERILRGRGEVRVIFYDEKGRPIREVGGGSENGVSRTEGNVWE, from the coding sequence ATGACGGAGGAGGCCGCCTCACTCCTGCGTTTCCGCCGGAGGGCGATGGGGTGCATATGGGAGCTGACGCTGTCTGCGGACCAACCCGACGCGCCCGCGCTAGCTGATGCTGCATTCGAGCAAGTCTCGCTTGCTGAGAAGTTGCTGAGTGTCTTTCTCCCCTCCAGCGACATCAGCCGGATCAACCGGGAGGGCCAGGCCGGGCCTGTGAAGGTCAGCCCCCTCACGCTCCGAGCGCTGGCGCATGCTTTCGAGCTGAGCGACCTGACGGGGGGCACATTCGACATCGCGTGCGGGGCACTGGTCCGATTGTGGGGGTTTGAAGGCGGCGAGGGGCGCAAGCCCGCGCAGGACGAAATCAGCCGGGCACTGAAGTGTACTGGCAGGCATAATGTGTTGCTGGACGAGGCGGCGGGAACGGTGCGGCTGGTCCGCCCAGGGGTGCGCCTCAATCCCGGCGGATACGGCAAGGGGTTCGGTCTGGATCTGGCGATGGAAGCGCTTCGGGCCGCGGGCGCACAGTCGGCGCTGATGCACGCGGGAACAAGCAGCGTGGCGGCGCTGGGAGTGGACAGCAGCGGACGGCCGTGGCAGGTGGGGATCCGCATTCCTGGTCACAACGATGGACGCGCCGCCGTTCTTGAGCTACAGGACGGGAGCCTGTCGGTCTCGGGGATTTCGGAGCAGAGCTTTTCTTACAAGGGACGCCGCTTCGGGCACGTTCTGGATCCGCGCACGGGGTATCCGGTGGAAAGGGAAGGATGGGGGGTGGCGTTGTGCGAAAGCGCGGCAGCAAGCGATGCGCTTGCGACAGCCGCTTTGGTGCTGGGACCGGAGGGCACGGAGCGGATTCTGAGAGGGCGTGGAGAGGTACGCGTCATCTTCTACGACGAAAAGGGCAGGCCGATCCGCGAGGTGGGCGGAGGATCGGAGAACGGAGTATCAAGGACGGAAGGCAATGTCTGGGAGTAA
- a CDS encoding oxidoreductase yields the protein MAKHLTRRQFLGHSVTGAAALGLGMLTGSPAIGQIRGAGERINFGVIGCGGMGTNHLRDLIHRQRELGQPVRVVGVCDIYEPRKLRAKEISGAEVYHDYRKLLERRDLDAVVIATPDHWHARMTLDAIDAGKDVYVEKPMTHTWEEAREVARAAREKGRIVQVGVQSTSQDIWWKARDLIRQGRLGKVLWSQTGICRNSKEGEWNYPVETGASPDNLDWKAFLGSAPKRPFDPERFFRWRKYWDYSGGIATDLFYHQLGHLLVALGPEFPRRVTASGGVYIQKDREVPDTFFMTVDYPSEHTVVLVSSMANKQCVPEIIRGQEATMFFEGSRLIIRPETEFRQEQEEIISEEPRPGHMENFMDCIRTRKTPHCDAELGYRTMTAIALGVLAYRRNRVMVFDPERQRLLT from the coding sequence ATGGCGAAGCATCTGACGAGAAGGCAGTTCCTGGGGCATTCAGTAACCGGCGCGGCGGCCTTGGGGCTGGGCATGCTGACCGGCTCGCCGGCCATCGGTCAGATCCGGGGAGCCGGAGAGCGCATCAACTTCGGCGTCATCGGATGCGGGGGGATGGGAACCAACCACCTTCGCGATCTGATCCATCGCCAGAGAGAGCTGGGCCAGCCGGTCAGGGTGGTGGGAGTATGCGACATCTATGAGCCCCGCAAACTGAGAGCCAAGGAGATATCCGGAGCGGAAGTCTACCACGACTACCGCAAGTTGCTGGAGCGCAGGGATCTGGACGCCGTCGTGATCGCGACACCGGACCACTGGCACGCCCGGATGACGCTGGACGCCATAGACGCCGGAAAGGACGTCTATGTGGAAAAACCGATGACCCACACCTGGGAGGAGGCGCGGGAAGTGGCCCGGGCGGCCCGGGAGAAAGGTCGCATCGTGCAGGTGGGGGTGCAGTCCACCTCGCAGGACATCTGGTGGAAGGCGCGGGATCTGATCCGGCAGGGGCGGCTGGGTAAGGTCCTGTGGAGCCAGACCGGCATCTGCCGCAACTCCAAGGAAGGCGAGTGGAACTATCCGGTGGAGACCGGGGCCTCGCCGGACAACCTGGACTGGAAGGCATTCCTGGGCTCCGCTCCGAAGCGTCCGTTCGACCCGGAGCGTTTCTTCCGGTGGAGGAAATACTGGGACTACTCGGGCGGGATCGCTACAGACCTTTTCTATCATCAGCTCGGGCATCTTCTTGTGGCGCTCGGCCCGGAGTTCCCCCGGCGCGTGACCGCATCCGGAGGCGTTTACATTCAGAAGGACCGCGAAGTGCCGGATACCTTCTTTATGACCGTGGACTACCCGTCGGAGCACACCGTGGTGCTGGTGTCGTCCATGGCCAACAAGCAGTGCGTTCCGGAGATCATCCGTGGGCAGGAAGCCACAATGTTTTTCGAAGGATCCCGGCTGATCATCCGGCCTGAGACAGAGTTCCGGCAGGAGCAGGAGGAGATCATCTCCGAGGAGCCCCGCCCCGGCCACATGGAAAACTTCATGGACTGCATCCGCACCCGCAAGACCCCGCACTGCGATGCTGAACTGGGCTACCGCACCATGACCGCCATCGCCCTGGGGGTGCTGGCATACCGGCGCAACCGGGTGATGGTGTTCGATCCGGAAAGACAGAGGCTGCTGACGTGA
- a CDS encoding glycosyl hydrolase: MARWMAIPAAMGILGMILTGGPALALTDCEKREGFASLFDGQTLSGWTVMGDASWSVQSGMIVCSGQGGGWLRSNNKYRDFILRLDYRIGDGGNSGLFLRATEQGNPAFTGLELQILGDHGRPPSKHSTASVYDAIAPSANLSRPGGEWNSYEVIYIGNTLTVLLNGRVVVMADLFDKALNESLAEERRFWNRAPEGYIGFQNHGAKVEFRDIRIRPLTLHTPPPNP, from the coding sequence ATGGCGAGATGGATGGCGATCCCGGCTGCGATGGGGATTCTGGGGATGATCTTGACAGGAGGTCCCGCCTTGGCGCTGACCGACTGCGAGAAGCGGGAAGGGTTCGCATCCCTGTTTGACGGACAGACTCTCTCGGGATGGACCGTGATGGGTGATGCATCCTGGAGCGTTCAGAGCGGCATGATCGTTTGCTCGGGGCAGGGCGGAGGCTGGCTGCGCTCCAACAACAAGTACAGGGATTTCATCCTGCGCCTTGACTACCGCATCGGGGACGGCGGGAACAGCGGCCTGTTCCTGCGCGCTACGGAGCAGGGCAACCCGGCCTTCACGGGGCTTGAGCTGCAGATCCTCGGCGACCACGGCCGGCCGCCGAGCAAGCACAGCACCGCATCGGTCTACGACGCCATCGCCCCGTCCGCGAACCTCTCCCGTCCCGGTGGAGAGTGGAACAGCTACGAAGTCATCTATATCGGCAACACCCTGACCGTGCTTTTGAACGGCAGGGTTGTGGTGATGGCGGATCTGTTTGACAAAGCTCTGAATGAGTCTCTGGCGGAGGAGCGCAGGTTCTGGAACCGCGCTCCGGAGGGATACATCGGCTTCCAGAACCACGGGGCGAAGGTGGAGTTCCGGGACATCCGCATCCGGCCACTGACGCTCCACACACCCCCACCCAACCCGTAA
- a CDS encoding carbohydrate kinase produces MQLSQARSFLALDLGAESGRAVVGKLRGNVLDLEVVHRFPNIPVRVPDGLHWDVLRLFQEMKEGLRLASRENQLASLGLDTWGVDFALLDSAGALLANPHHYRDSRTDGKMEEVFAIVPREEIFRATGIQFMQLNTLYQMYALKQSSPHLLDAAAKIVMIPDLFNYWFSGEAVCEFTEATTSQMFDPLRGGWATELADRLGLPLEKMAPVVQPGSRLGQILPFVAEECECPPVPVIAPACHDTGSAVAAVPAEGRDFVYISSGTWSLVGVEVDQPVITDRSLQYNFTNEGGVAGTYRLLKNVMGLWLVQECRRTWERRGVSYDYTRLTEMAADAPAFRSILDPDDPAFLHPGDMPARIQEFCRSTSQPVPEDPGSIVRTALDSLALKYRWVVERLEELTGRSLPVIHVVGGGTQNRLLTQLTADASRRQVIAGPVEATAMGNILMQAIGLGEIGSVAEGRSLVRSSVDLATYEPRPDSAAMADEAYERFLKLGPR; encoded by the coding sequence ATGCAGTTGAGCCAGGCCAGATCATTCCTCGCGCTGGATCTTGGGGCCGAGAGTGGACGCGCAGTGGTGGGTAAGCTGCGCGGAAACGTTTTGGATCTTGAGGTGGTTCACAGGTTTCCGAACATTCCTGTGCGGGTTCCCGATGGGCTGCACTGGGATGTGCTGCGTCTGTTCCAGGAGATGAAGGAGGGGCTGCGGCTCGCATCCCGCGAGAATCAGCTTGCCTCTCTGGGGCTGGACACGTGGGGAGTGGATTTCGCCCTGCTCGATTCCGCCGGCGCGCTGCTCGCCAATCCTCATCACTACCGCGACAGCCGCACGGACGGCAAGATGGAAGAGGTCTTCGCCATCGTGCCTCGCGAGGAGATCTTCCGCGCCACCGGCATCCAGTTCATGCAGCTCAATACTCTGTATCAGATGTATGCCCTCAAGCAGTCCAGCCCGCACCTGCTGGATGCCGCTGCGAAGATCGTAATGATCCCGGATCTCTTCAACTACTGGTTCAGCGGCGAGGCGGTCTGCGAGTTCACCGAGGCCACCACCAGCCAGATGTTCGATCCCCTCCGGGGGGGGTGGGCCACAGAGCTGGCCGACAGGCTGGGGCTGCCGCTGGAGAAGATGGCTCCCGTCGTACAGCCGGGGTCGCGCCTGGGCCAGATCCTGCCGTTTGTCGCCGAGGAGTGCGAGTGCCCACCTGTGCCCGTCATCGCTCCTGCCTGCCACGATACGGGATCCGCGGTGGCCGCCGTACCCGCCGAGGGCCGGGATTTCGTCTACATTTCCAGCGGGACCTGGTCGCTGGTGGGGGTGGAGGTGGATCAGCCCGTCATCACGGATCGCTCCCTGCAGTACAACTTCACCAACGAGGGCGGAGTGGCCGGCACTTACCGCCTGCTGAAGAATGTGATGGGGCTCTGGTTGGTGCAGGAGTGCCGCAGAACGTGGGAGCGCCGCGGAGTCTCCTACGACTACACGCGCCTCACGGAGATGGCCGCGGATGCGCCTGCATTCCGGAGCATCCTGGACCCGGACGATCCGGCGTTCCTGCATCCCGGCGATATGCCGGCGCGCATCCAGGAGTTCTGCCGGTCCACGTCTCAGCCTGTGCCGGAGGATCCGGGCAGCATCGTCCGGACGGCTCTGGATTCCCTGGCGCTGAAGTACCGCTGGGTTGTGGAACGACTGGAGGAGCTGACCGGGCGCAGCCTGCCGGTCATCCACGTGGTGGGCGGAGGCACGCAGAATCGCCTGCTCACTCAGCTCACCGCGGACGCCTCGCGCCGTCAGGTGATCGCCGGGCCGGTGGAGGCAACGGCGATGGGCAATATCCTCATGCAGGCCATAGGACTGGGCGAGATCGGCTCGGTGGCGGAGGGGCGAAGCCTTGTGCGAAGCTCCGTGGATCTGGCCACTTACGAGCCGCGGCCCGATTCCGCCGCTATGGCGGACGAGGCTTACGAGCGGTTCCTGAAGCTCGGGCCCCGCTAG